A window of Pseudomonas monteilii contains these coding sequences:
- a CDS encoding alcohol dehydrogenase: protein MKTRFRSILLVLVILGLLAVLLGWAVSLLLNRSGDASAQMSQPVTPELIDKGAYLARAGDCVACHTSHDGGKPFAGGLGIASPIGTIYSTNITPDKATGIGDWTYGEFERALRRGIGHDGSALYPAMPFPSYAKVDDQDLEALYAYFMHGVAPVAQENVANDIPWPLSIRWPLAYWRALFSPSVEEASKPSPGVADDAQLARGAYLVQGLGHCGSCHTPRALTMQEKGLDDSASDYLAGAELNGWAVPALRGMKHWTDEEIVDYLGTGRNAKASVAGEMTDVVANSTSHMTDDDLQAIAAYLKSIDGEGHRYRHEPARSEATTAKLTVAKDLTLGQRLYLDNCNACHFVSGEGASQVFPRLDGATIINAENATALIHVILAGAQTPSTERAPSVLPMPGFAQRLSDQEVAELASFLRQGWSNEASVVSAEAVAKVRATLDTHGDKVLKPSDKE from the coding sequence ATGAAGACTCGATTCCGCTCCATCCTGCTGGTCCTGGTGATCCTCGGCCTGCTGGCGGTATTGCTGGGCTGGGCGGTGAGCCTGCTGCTCAACCGCTCTGGCGATGCCAGCGCGCAGATGAGCCAACCGGTGACCCCAGAGCTGATCGACAAGGGCGCCTACCTGGCCCGTGCCGGCGACTGCGTGGCCTGCCACACCAGCCACGACGGCGGCAAGCCGTTCGCCGGTGGCCTGGGCATCGCCTCGCCGATCGGCACCATCTACTCCACCAACATCACCCCGGACAAGGCCACCGGCATCGGTGACTGGACCTACGGCGAGTTCGAACGCGCCCTGCGTCGCGGCATCGGCCACGACGGCAGCGCCCTGTACCCGGCCATGCCGTTCCCGTCCTACGCCAAGGTCGACGACCAGGACCTCGAAGCCCTGTACGCCTATTTCATGCACGGCGTCGCGCCCGTGGCCCAGGAGAACGTCGCCAACGACATCCCCTGGCCCCTGTCGATCCGCTGGCCGCTGGCCTACTGGCGCGCGCTGTTCTCGCCAAGCGTCGAAGAGGCCTCCAAGCCCTCGCCGGGCGTGGCCGACGATGCCCAGCTGGCGCGTGGCGCCTACCTGGTGCAAGGCCTCGGCCACTGCGGCTCGTGCCACACCCCGCGTGCCCTGACCATGCAGGAGAAGGGCCTGGACGACAGCGCCAGCGACTACCTCGCCGGCGCCGAGCTCAACGGCTGGGCCGTTCCGGCGCTGCGCGGCATGAAGCACTGGACCGACGAAGAGATCGTCGACTACCTGGGCACCGGCCGCAACGCCAAGGCCTCGGTAGCGGGCGAGATGACCGACGTGGTCGCCAACAGCACCTCGCACATGACCGACGACGACCTGCAGGCCATCGCGGCCTACCTCAAGTCGATCGACGGCGAAGGCCATCGCTACCGTCACGAGCCAGCGCGCAGCGAGGCCACCACCGCCAAGCTGACCGTCGCCAAGGACCTGACCCTGGGCCAGCGCCTGTACCTGGACAACTGCAACGCCTGCCACTTCGTCTCGGGTGAGGGCGCGTCCCAGGTGTTCCCACGCCTGGACGGCGCCACCATCATCAACGCCGAGAACGCCACCGCGCTGATCCACGTGATCCTGGCCGGTGCGCAGACGCCATCGACCGAGCGCGCGCCTTCGGTGCTGCCGATGCCGGGCTTCGCCCAGCGGTTGAGCGATCAGGAGGTGGCGGAGCTGGCCAGCTTCCTGCGTCAGGGCTGGTCGAACGAAGCGTCGGTGGTCAGTGCCGAGGCGGTGGCCAAGGTGCGGGCGACACTGGATACCCATGGGGACAAGGTGCTCAAGCCGAGTGACAAGGAGTGA
- a CDS encoding type IV secretion protein Rhs: MLMDALESMLSQHKRLFTFDSPLPPEQELQLLSFSGREAISELFSFQAHLISQDARIELKKLIGKKVTLGIALADGSTRYISAHVSDFVHTGADGGIANYTAQLVPWIWILSRRRDSRIFQDKTTEQIIKEVFEYYLTLAEHEFRLSKPLKPISYCTQYQESDLNFVLRLLEQEGLFFTFEHSQEGHRMIISDDSSELPPLERQPVIRYHSASVTETADSITAWSSSRRLQPTRLTLKSFDYKQPRNPHLVQLDSINQQGEIGQYEMFEYEGLYGYSDLDEGTRKARHRLEAMEVHGKTFSGESNCRAMEPGRHFQLTQHYDHDNDTPEDRAFLLLSVNHWGRNNYSNEGEAGYRNAFTCIRRKITFRPVQQTPRGVISGPQTAIVVGPPGEEIYTDALGRVKLQFHWDRNGEFNDQSSCWVRVAQSGASGGFGSILIPRVGDEVVVVFLDGNPDRPLIMGSLYNSNNTPPWSLPANKTQSGFLTRSMKGDGATANFFRFEDKAGAEQIIMHAERNMDTEIELDERHEVGNNRTIKVSGQHKEQIQGDTLVNVTKGSYTLKVDENLIYVSAQQSIELVVGTSTIKLTPTEITLQADNVNVIGNNHTLVKGGRVDINED, from the coding sequence ATGTTGATGGACGCGCTGGAGTCGATGCTTTCCCAGCACAAACGGCTGTTCACCTTCGATTCGCCGCTGCCACCCGAGCAGGAGCTGCAACTCCTGAGTTTCTCCGGCCGCGAAGCCATCTCCGAGCTGTTCAGCTTCCAGGCGCACCTGATCTCCCAGGACGCGCGCATCGAACTCAAGAAGCTGATCGGCAAGAAGGTCACCTTGGGCATTGCGCTGGCCGATGGCAGCACACGCTACATCAGCGCGCACGTCTCCGACTTCGTGCACACCGGGGCCGACGGCGGCATCGCCAACTACACCGCCCAGCTGGTGCCGTGGATCTGGATCCTCAGCCGACGCCGCGACTCGCGCATCTTCCAGGACAAGACCACCGAACAGATCATCAAGGAAGTCTTCGAGTACTACCTGACCCTTGCCGAGCACGAGTTCCGCCTGAGCAAGCCGCTCAAGCCCATCAGCTACTGCACCCAGTACCAGGAATCGGACCTCAACTTCGTGCTGCGCCTGCTGGAGCAGGAGGGGCTGTTCTTCACCTTCGAGCACAGCCAGGAAGGCCACCGGATGATCATCAGTGACGACAGCAGCGAGCTGCCGCCGCTGGAGCGCCAGCCGGTGATCCGCTACCACAGCGCCTCGGTCACCGAGACCGCCGACTCGATCACGGCGTGGTCGTCCAGCCGCCGCCTGCAGCCGACCCGACTGACCCTCAAGTCCTTCGACTACAAGCAGCCGCGCAACCCGCACCTGGTGCAGCTCGACTCGATCAACCAGCAAGGCGAGATCGGCCAGTACGAGATGTTCGAGTACGAAGGGCTGTACGGCTATTCCGACCTCGACGAAGGGACGCGCAAGGCCCGTCATCGCCTCGAGGCGATGGAAGTGCACGGCAAGACCTTCAGCGGCGAGAGCAACTGCCGCGCCATGGAGCCAGGCCGTCATTTCCAGCTCACCCAGCATTACGACCATGACAACGATACCCCGGAAGATCGGGCGTTTCTGCTGCTGTCGGTCAACCACTGGGGGCGCAACAATTACTCCAATGAGGGTGAGGCCGGCTATCGCAATGCCTTCACCTGCATCCGCCGCAAGATCACCTTCCGGCCTGTCCAGCAGACCCCACGCGGTGTCATCAGCGGCCCACAGACGGCCATCGTCGTCGGCCCGCCGGGTGAAGAGATCTACACCGACGCGCTGGGCCGGGTGAAGTTGCAGTTCCACTGGGACCGCAATGGCGAGTTCAACGACCAGAGTTCATGCTGGGTGCGGGTGGCGCAGTCTGGCGCCAGTGGCGGGTTCGGCAGCATCCTGATTCCGCGCGTGGGCGACGAGGTCGTGGTGGTGTTCCTCGACGGCAATCCGGACCGGCCGTTGATCATGGGCAGCCTGTACAACAGCAACAACACCCCACCGTGGTCGTTGCCGGCGAACAAGACCCAGAGCGGGTTCCTGACGCGGTCGATGAAGGGGGATGGCGCGACGGCCAACTTCTTCCGCTTCGAGGACAAGGCGGGCGCCGAGCAGATCATCATGCATGCCGAGCGCAACATGGATACGGAGATCGAGCTGGATGAGCGCCATGAGGTGGGTAATAACCGCACGATCAAAGTGAGCGGTCAGCACAAAGAGCAGATCCAGGGCGACACCTTGGTGAATGTCACCAAAGGCAGCTACACGCTGAAAGTCGACGAGAACCTCATTTACGTCAGCGCCCAACAGAGTATCGAGCTGGTCGTGGGTACCAGCACGATCAAGTTGACGCCAACGGAAATCACGCTTCAGGCAGACAACGTCAACGTCATCGGCAACAACCATACGTTGGTCAAGGGTGGTCGCGTTGATATCAACGAAGATTGA
- a CDS encoding type IV secretion protein Rhs, whose product MFEAARLHDEIEHTSALSGFLLGAAIGIGLALVGSFMVCTGGLGGFLLGTIIGLTASVPSQLLESWGASQGSPAGQIDRPGCSPNVFINNRNAAVAVDSTAKCEKHPATVRVAEGSTNVFINGKPAARKGDKLTCGGRISSGSNNVFIGGGTERYLPVDEEVTDKMRIGADLLIFAASMGRPLAAVGRLGLQAGLKAAMPCALRTGLSMITGYIAGMYVIGPAIDRALGGFIGNPVDLSIGRKVLTDEIDFSLPGLMPLEWTRFYASDLTVDSVLGKGWVLPWEQSLSRCGGFVYLTDNQGRLVPFVDLEPGQSIYNPHESIHLVRTQGGHYLLQTLDNLLFYFGEVPNDDTPVPLQRMENVFGHYLHFMRSADGRLTDIVAPGPHRVHLHYDHPLGRLTDVKRVVDNVAVETLVRYRYDDHGQLNAVINRNGDTVRRFSYTDGLMTQHTNALDLTCDYRWEVLDGKSRVVEHWTGDGEHYQFRYDFATRTRWATDVLGRELEVQYNKDNRVIASRDFGGERYAMDFDEFGNLIGITLPDDNRLAFKYDEYSRLIEETDPLGRSIRYKHHLGTPLVTETRFPDGSVWKAQYDDEGTLLSETDPLGQVTEYLNSPDGLPHTIIDPTHKSKYLWWNSYAQVERFQDCSGKSTWYRYDERQHLVEVIDALQNVTRLERKPDGEVLRIAHPDGSKETFTYNALGQVLTHTDGKGQTTCLQRTARGLPSARQDANGEWVRYEYDKAIRLTALVNENNASYRFAYDASDRLSEEVRVDNLTRRFAYNVSGHLIRLDEIGYGENGERPERHTEFERDTVGRLISRTNTDGQHFYTYDDSDRLLSIERQPTGRAKRTMGILPEKLEYAYDILGRLTQEITPDGTLGYEYDPLDNLTTLTLPDGRRVNHLYYGSGHLHQINLDGQVISDIERDDLHREVYRTQGKLTSCFGYDAMGRKAWQYASTLPADKLSQVHNAGVQTALYVEHRYNPIHRRYEYDPAGELVRTLDKLRGETRYSYQANGQLRSRDTGSILSSEEFRYDAAGNRLDFNARQFAKVTDNRIAKWRNCEYRYDAWGNLIEKFSGPATEQRFEYDCENRLVRAETWTNGKLKRIAEYWYDSLGRRIAKTAGAQGAQEQKRFMWQGLRLLSEHSPERETLYLYESYSYSPLARVDQVEGVGQKIYYFHNDQVGTPLELTDSEGEIVWQVTYRSWGIIESTTVNEINQPLRFPGQFFDDETGLHYNTFRYYDPEVARFTTQDPIGLLGGTNLYGYAPNSTGWLDPLGWCVETNVIRGPQGQPLRATATITEESIRKGGTSTNASSRAWARMMGRPNDDAGHIIGKLLGGSGGKDWVFPQLSKINRGLFRDFEKIIAKRVREEGAIDVELIFKYGENKTRPTQIIYNLFRNGEHLDGRKFNN is encoded by the coding sequence ATGTTCGAAGCAGCGCGTTTGCATGATGAAATCGAGCACACCAGTGCCTTGTCAGGGTTTCTTCTTGGGGCAGCCATCGGCATCGGGCTGGCACTGGTCGGCTCGTTCATGGTGTGTACGGGGGGGCTGGGCGGATTCCTGCTGGGCACCATCATAGGCTTGACGGCCAGCGTGCCGTCGCAACTGCTCGAGTCGTGGGGGGCCTCGCAAGGATCACCTGCAGGACAGATCGACAGGCCCGGCTGTTCGCCGAACGTGTTCATCAACAACCGCAACGCAGCCGTCGCCGTCGATAGCACGGCCAAGTGCGAGAAACACCCAGCCACGGTGAGGGTTGCCGAAGGCTCCACCAACGTCTTCATCAATGGAAAGCCCGCCGCGCGCAAAGGTGACAAGCTGACCTGCGGCGGACGGATTTCTTCCGGCTCGAACAATGTATTCATCGGGGGCGGCACTGAACGCTATCTGCCGGTGGATGAAGAAGTCACCGACAAGATGCGGATAGGCGCCGATCTTCTGATTTTTGCTGCGTCAATGGGGCGTCCGCTTGCCGCCGTGGGGAGGCTAGGACTACAAGCCGGCCTCAAGGCAGCGATGCCTTGCGCCTTGAGGACGGGGCTTTCCATGATCACTGGCTACATCGCCGGCATGTACGTCATCGGCCCTGCGATCGACCGGGCCCTGGGTGGGTTCATTGGCAACCCGGTGGACTTGTCCATTGGCCGAAAGGTGCTGACCGACGAAATCGACTTTTCTCTTCCAGGCTTGATGCCTCTGGAGTGGACCCGCTTCTATGCCAGCGACCTGACCGTCGATAGCGTACTGGGCAAAGGCTGGGTTCTGCCTTGGGAGCAGAGCCTGAGCCGCTGCGGCGGGTTCGTCTACCTCACCGACAACCAGGGTCGGCTCGTTCCGTTCGTTGATCTTGAGCCTGGGCAAAGCATCTACAACCCCCACGAAAGCATTCATCTGGTGCGCACCCAGGGTGGGCACTACTTGCTGCAGACACTGGACAATCTGTTGTTCTACTTCGGCGAAGTGCCGAACGACGACACGCCTGTGCCCTTGCAGCGCATGGAAAACGTCTTTGGCCATTACCTGCACTTCATGCGCAGTGCCGATGGCCGCCTGACCGACATCGTCGCGCCCGGGCCGCACCGTGTGCACTTGCACTACGATCATCCCTTGGGCCGCCTGACCGACGTGAAGCGTGTGGTCGACAACGTGGCTGTCGAGACCTTGGTGCGTTACCGCTATGACGATCACGGTCAACTGAACGCCGTGATCAACCGCAATGGCGACACGGTGCGCCGCTTCAGCTACACCGACGGGCTCATGACCCAGCACACCAATGCCTTGGACCTGACCTGCGACTACCGCTGGGAAGTCCTGGACGGCAAATCCCGCGTCGTCGAGCACTGGACCGGGGATGGCGAGCACTATCAGTTTCGCTACGACTTTGCCACGCGTACACGCTGGGCGACCGACGTGCTGGGGCGTGAGCTGGAGGTCCAGTACAACAAGGATAATCGTGTCATCGCCAGCCGCGACTTTGGCGGCGAACGCTATGCCATGGATTTCGATGAGTTTGGCAACCTGATCGGCATCACCCTGCCTGACGATAATCGATTGGCCTTCAAGTACGACGAGTACTCCCGGCTGATCGAAGAAACCGACCCACTGGGGCGCAGCATCCGCTACAAGCATCACCTGGGAACGCCTCTGGTCACCGAAACCCGCTTCCCCGATGGCAGCGTATGGAAAGCGCAGTACGACGACGAAGGCACGCTGCTGTCCGAGACCGATCCACTTGGGCAGGTCACCGAGTACCTGAACAGTCCGGACGGTCTGCCGCATACCATCATCGACCCCACCCACAAGTCCAAATACCTGTGGTGGAACAGCTACGCCCAGGTCGAACGCTTCCAGGACTGCTCGGGCAAGAGCACCTGGTACCGCTACGACGAGCGCCAGCATCTGGTCGAAGTCATCGATGCCTTGCAGAACGTCACCCGCCTCGAGCGCAAGCCCGATGGTGAGGTACTGCGCATCGCACACCCTGATGGCAGCAAGGAAACCTTCACCTACAACGCATTGGGCCAGGTCCTCACCCACACCGACGGCAAGGGCCAGACTACCTGCCTTCAGCGCACCGCCCGAGGCCTGCCCAGCGCGCGCCAGGATGCCAATGGCGAATGGGTGCGCTATGAGTACGACAAGGCCATCCGCCTAACGGCGCTGGTCAACGAAAATAATGCCAGCTACCGCTTCGCCTACGACGCTTCGGATCGTTTGAGCGAAGAGGTGCGGGTAGATAACCTGACGCGGCGTTTTGCCTATAACGTGAGCGGTCACCTCATCCGGCTGGATGAGATCGGTTATGGCGAAAATGGCGAGCGCCCGGAGCGGCACACCGAATTCGAGCGCGACACAGTTGGCCGGCTGATCAGCAGAACCAACACGGACGGCCAGCACTTCTACACCTACGATGACAGCGACCGCCTGCTGAGTATCGAACGTCAGCCTACAGGCCGTGCCAAGCGCACGATGGGCATCCTGCCGGAGAAGCTCGAGTACGCGTACGACATCCTGGGGCGACTGACCCAGGAGATCACGCCCGACGGCACCCTGGGCTATGAATACGATCCGCTGGACAACCTGACCACGCTGACCTTGCCCGATGGACGCAGGGTCAATCACCTGTATTACGGCAGTGGTCATCTGCACCAGATCAACCTGGATGGACAGGTCATCAGCGACATCGAACGTGACGACCTGCACCGCGAGGTGTATCGCACCCAAGGCAAGCTCACCAGCTGCTTTGGCTATGACGCCATGGGCCGCAAGGCCTGGCAGTACGCCTCGACGCTGCCGGCCGACAAGCTGTCGCAGGTGCATAACGCGGGAGTCCAGACGGCGCTGTATGTGGAGCATCGCTACAACCCGATCCATCGCCGTTACGAGTACGACCCAGCGGGGGAGTTGGTGCGCACGCTGGACAAGCTGCGCGGTGAGACGCGGTACAGCTATCAGGCCAACGGGCAGTTGCGCAGCCGTGATACGGGCTCGATTCTTAGCAGCGAAGAGTTCCGTTATGACGCGGCAGGCAACCGGCTGGATTTCAATGCGCGGCAGTTTGCCAAGGTCACGGATAACCGGATCGCTAAGTGGCGCAACTGCGAGTATCGGTACGATGCGTGGGGTAACCTGATCGAGAAGTTCTCGGGGCCTGCTACGGAGCAGCGATTTGAGTATGACTGCGAAAATCGACTAGTCCGAGCGGAAACGTGGACTAATGGAAAGCTTAAGCGTATCGCTGAATACTGGTATGACAGCTTGGGTCGCAGGATAGCGAAAACAGCCGGAGCGCAAGGAGCGCAAGAACAGAAGCGATTCATGTGGCAGGGCTTACGCTTATTGAGTGAGCATTCGCCTGAGCGCGAGACGCTATATTTGTATGAATCGTACAGCTACTCGCCTCTGGCGCGCGTAGATCAAGTGGAGGGTGTTGGACAGAAAATCTATTACTTTCACAATGATCAGGTTGGAACTCCGCTAGAGCTGACGGATAGTGAAGGTGAAATTGTCTGGCAAGTAACGTACCGTTCTTGGGGGATTATTGAAAGTACGACGGTAAACGAAATTAATCAGCCGCTCAGGTTTCCTGGTCAGTTTTTTGACGATGAAACAGGGCTGCACTACAATACGTTCCGTTACTATGACCCCGAGGTAGCGCGATTCACCACACAGGATCCGATAGGGCTACTGGGCGGAACTAATTTGTATGGCTATGCACCTAACTCTACAGGATGGCTTGATCCGTTAGGTTGGTGTGTAGAGACGAATGTGATACGTGGGCCGCAAGGACAGCCTCTTAGAGCTACCGCTACGATAACCGAGGAAAGCATAAGAAAGGGTGGGACTTCGACAAACGCCAGCTCACGGGCATGGGCGCGTATGATGGGAAGACCTAATGATGACGCCGGTCATATAATCGGTAAGCTTCTTGGGGGATCTGGCGGTAAAGATTGGGTATTCCCACAGCTATCCAAGATCAACCGTGGTTTATTTAGGGATTTCGAGAAAATTATCGCTAAAAGAGTAAGAGAGGAGGGGGCGATTGATGTAGAATTGATTTTTAAATATGGCGAAAATAAAACCAGGCCCACGCAGATAATTTATAATTTATTTAGGAATGGAGAGCACTTAGATGGAAGGAAATTTAATAACTAG